From the genome of Acidobacteriota bacterium, one region includes:
- a CDS encoding sigma-54 dependent transcriptional regulator has protein sequence RRNDMKSKGTILVVDDEEYVRDSLARILERNGYQVRTAADPGELEEDDSLQGLDGVITDLRMPGMNGIELTRSLCKRAPALPVVVLTAYADVPSAVECMKSGACDFLQKPADPEKVLLVVERALQESGMRRELAYLRSGAGAADRRREPLGVSQGWKQVLEVVRAAAPSDSSVLLLGESGVGKDEVSRLIHRLSHRAQRPFVRVNCGAVPLDLFESEFFGHRKGSFTGALNDRQGRFKVAHQGTLFMDEIACMPAAAQSKVLRVLQEGTFERVGETRSTTVDVRIVAATNADLEEEIRLGNFRKDLYYRINVITIPIPPLRQRRDDIEVLAKAFLEEFSLRFAKPIRSIQPQAMRTLQDYDWPGNIRELRNVLERAVLLEQEKVLTMRHIPANVQQQAQPQSSGFNLRESLACEERRILKQALREAGGVRRKAAELLGIDERNLPYYLNKHDLKNWGQQR, from the coding sequence ACGACGCAACGACATGAAGAGCAAAGGCACCATTCTGGTTGTAGACGACGAAGAGTACGTACGAGACTCGCTGGCCCGCATCCTGGAACGCAACGGGTACCAGGTGCGCACCGCCGCCGACCCCGGGGAACTGGAGGAAGACGATTCCTTGCAGGGCCTGGACGGGGTGATCACCGACCTGCGGATGCCGGGAATGAACGGGATCGAATTGACCCGCTCGCTGTGCAAGCGCGCGCCGGCTCTCCCGGTGGTGGTGCTGACGGCCTACGCCGACGTGCCCTCGGCGGTGGAGTGCATGAAGTCGGGCGCCTGCGACTTTCTGCAAAAGCCGGCCGATCCTGAGAAGGTGCTGCTGGTGGTGGAACGAGCCCTGCAGGAGAGCGGCATGAGGCGGGAACTGGCTTACCTGCGTTCGGGAGCGGGAGCCGCCGACCGCCGACGTGAACCCCTGGGCGTCAGCCAGGGCTGGAAGCAGGTGCTGGAGGTAGTGCGGGCGGCGGCTCCCAGCGATTCCAGCGTCCTTCTGCTGGGAGAATCGGGGGTGGGCAAGGACGAAGTGTCGCGCCTGATTCACCGCCTCAGCCATCGCGCCCAGCGGCCCTTCGTGCGCGTCAATTGCGGCGCCGTGCCGCTCGACCTCTTCGAAAGCGAATTCTTCGGACACCGCAAGGGGTCCTTCACCGGCGCCCTCAACGACCGCCAAGGACGCTTCAAGGTGGCTCACCAGGGCACGCTCTTCATGGACGAAATCGCCTGCATGCCCGCCGCCGCCCAGTCCAAGGTGCTGCGGGTGCTGCAGGAGGGCACCTTCGAGAGGGTGGGCGAGACCCGCTCCACCACGGTGGACGTGCGCATCGTCGCCGCCACCAACGCCGACCTGGAAGAAGAGATACGGCTGGGCAACTTCCGCAAGGACCTCTACTACCGCATCAACGTCATCACCATCCCCATCCCTCCCCTGCGCCAGCGCCGCGACGATATCGAGGTGCTGGCCAAGGCCTTCCTGGAGGAATTCAGCCTGCGCTTCGCCAAGCCCATCCGCTCCATCCAACCTCAGGCCATGCGCACCTTGCAGGACTACGACTGGCCCGGCAACATCCGGGAACTGCGCAACGTGCTGGAAAGAGCCGTATTGCTGGAGCAGGAAAAGGTCTTGACCATGCGCCACATCCCTGCCAACGTGCAGCAGCAGGCCCAGCCTCAGTCCAGCGGATTCAATCTGCGCGAATCGCTGGCCTGCGAGGAGCGCCGCATCCTCAAGCAGGCCCTGAGAGAAGCCGGAGGCGTGCGGCGGAAGGCCGCCGAACTCCTGGGGATCGACGAGCGCAACCTGCCCTACTACTTGAACAAACACGATCTCAAGAACTGGGGGCAACAGCGATGA
- a CDS encoding CRTAC1 family protein — translation MKSLLPALMLAAALAAACQPSAQDAASASDEEAPEEQIPSPTFTDITAQAGIDFRHFNAASDDRLLPETMGSGAAFFDFDGDGLADLYLLNGAPLRGDSAQGPQGALYRNLGEGRFQDVTRQSGLEASFYAMGAAAGDFDNDGLTDLFLSGVGQQRLFRNLGRGRFQDVTQRAGLSEGGFGSGAAWLDYDRDGYLDLFVGRYVEWSADGDIPCSPDGVHRTYCTPEVYPSVANKLYRNLGGGSFKDVSAAAGLAEHKGKALGVVVLDHNQDGWPDIAVANDTVRNFLFINAGNAFFREEGIDSGMAYSESGAARGGMGIDSGDLDGNGLSDVVIGNFSHEMSAYFRAIGNGFFVDDAAPSGIGLPTLMTLAFGLLCEDFNSDGRLDVLIVNGHIEPDIARTQASQSYRQPAQLFWNKGEGSFEPSQEPPQSPLLVPIVGRGLAGADIDADGDLDLVITENGGPARLLRNDHPQGNWIRLRLQGNKSNRSGYGARLRLTAGSSTWVRELTSGRSYLSASEAVIAFGLGEIEKVDRVEIVWPSGVRQVLEDPAVNRLHTVQEP, via the coding sequence ATGAAGTCCCTGCTCCCCGCGCTGATGCTTGCGGCGGCGCTGGCCGCCGCCTGCCAACCGTCCGCACAGGACGCCGCCTCGGCCTCGGATGAAGAGGCACCCGAGGAGCAGATTCCCAGCCCCACCTTCACTGACATCACCGCCCAAGCCGGCATCGACTTCAGACATTTCAACGCGGCCTCCGACGACCGCCTGCTGCCGGAAACGATGGGTTCGGGAGCGGCCTTTTTCGACTTCGACGGGGACGGTCTGGCCGACCTCTACCTGCTCAACGGGGCCCCTCTCAGGGGCGACAGCGCCCAAGGGCCCCAGGGAGCCCTCTACCGCAACCTGGGAGAGGGACGCTTTCAAGACGTCACCAGACAGTCGGGACTGGAGGCCTCCTTCTACGCCATGGGCGCCGCGGCGGGAGACTTCGACAACGACGGACTCACCGACCTTTTCTTGAGCGGAGTGGGCCAGCAGCGTCTCTTCCGCAATCTGGGCCGGGGGCGCTTTCAGGACGTGACCCAGCGCGCCGGATTGAGCGAGGGCGGATTCGGCTCGGGCGCGGCCTGGCTCGACTACGACCGCGACGGCTACCTCGACCTCTTCGTGGGACGCTACGTGGAGTGGTCCGCCGACGGCGACATCCCTTGCAGTCCTGACGGCGTTCATCGCACCTACTGCACCCCCGAGGTCTATCCCAGCGTGGCCAACAAGCTCTACCGCAACCTGGGAGGCGGCTCCTTCAAAGACGTGAGCGCCGCCGCGGGCCTGGCCGAGCACAAGGGGAAGGCGCTGGGGGTGGTGGTGCTCGATCACAATCAGGACGGATGGCCCGACATCGCGGTGGCCAACGACACGGTCCGAAACTTCCTCTTCATCAACGCCGGCAACGCGTTCTTCAGGGAGGAAGGCATCGACAGCGGCATGGCCTACAGCGAATCGGGAGCCGCCCGGGGAGGCATGGGAATCGACTCGGGCGACCTGGACGGAAACGGCCTCAGCGACGTGGTGATCGGCAACTTCTCACACGAGATGTCAGCTTATTTCCGCGCCATCGGGAATGGCTTCTTCGTAGACGACGCGGCCCCTTCGGGCATCGGACTCCCCACCTTGATGACGCTGGCCTTCGGACTCCTCTGCGAAGACTTCAACAGCGACGGACGCCTCGACGTCCTCATCGTCAACGGACACATCGAGCCCGACATCGCCCGCACCCAGGCCAGCCAATCCTACCGTCAGCCGGCCCAGCTCTTCTGGAACAAGGGGGAAGGCAGCTTCGAGCCTTCCCAGGAACCGCCGCAGAGTCCCCTGCTGGTGCCCATCGTGGGACGCGGACTGGCCGGGGCCGACATCGATGCCGACGGAGACCTCGACCTCGTCATCACCGAAAACGGCGGACCCGCCCGCCTGCTGCGCAACGATCACCCCCAGGGCAACTGGATCCGTCTGCGCCTTCAGGGAAACAAGAGCAACCGCAGCGGCTACGGAGCCCGTTTGCGGCTGACCGCCGGGTCATCGACCTGGGTCCGCGAGCTGACCTCGGGGCGTTCCTATCTTTCCGCCAGCGAAGCGGTCATTGCTTTCGGGCTGGGTGAGATTGAAAAGGTCGACCGCGTCGAGATCGTGTGGCCATCGGGAGTGCGCCAGGTCTTGGAAGACCCTGCTGTTAATCGTCTGCATACGGTGCAGGAGCCCTAA
- a CDS encoding DUF3592 domain-containing protein: MKPLKKSIKKDSAWGGGCLILFGLPFLGAGVLVGSIAFGSMADWWEISSGWVEVPATILQADLETHTGDDSTTYSVKALYEYEFQGKFYENDRVALTGGADNIGSFHHDAYRELDEHRRSGEPFMCWVDPDDPGRSILYPDPRWGLLLFMGGFSLVFSGAGLGVMIAGLFGWRKGAVQEKQEKRHPSQPWLWKEEWKDSRIKGSSRRQFWFMAFFAGVWNLISWPIALLIIPSELEQENLAVLIALLFPLVGLLLAYAAVHMYLKWRKFGDTVLEMSSMPGVIGGYLSGRLLTGVKSVPPDGFRLSLNCVHQRVTGSGDNRKTRETVLWQETAHVPPERVEPGMKGCMIPVRFAIPYDAQGTDESNRNDKVIWKLKASAEMPGIDYSSDVEVPVFKTSDSNPDFKFEESFEMEPESVDEVVKSLSDYGIEVEETPRGRRYRFKPKRVKGLFLGMALVFLVWTGIVAAIAWAGAPLFFVAVFALFDVLLVVGFFSLWLGENVVITSPGGLSFSGGMLGLSRSLTDVFPVDIEKLDISPGLTVNDRVYYRIQLVTCDGKKHTLASQLDNKRLARRLVREFEEPWKDA; the protein is encoded by the coding sequence GTGAAACCGCTCAAAAAGTCGATCAAGAAAGACTCCGCCTGGGGCGGAGGCTGCCTGATTCTCTTCGGGTTGCCCTTCCTGGGCGCAGGGGTGCTGGTCGGATCCATCGCCTTCGGGTCCATGGCCGACTGGTGGGAGATCAGCAGCGGTTGGGTCGAGGTGCCGGCCACCATTCTGCAAGCCGACCTGGAGACCCATACCGGCGATGACAGCACCACTTACTCGGTCAAGGCGCTCTACGAGTACGAATTTCAAGGCAAGTTTTACGAGAATGATCGAGTCGCCCTGACCGGCGGAGCCGACAACATCGGCAGCTTCCACCACGACGCCTACCGCGAGCTGGACGAGCACAGACGCTCGGGAGAGCCTTTCATGTGCTGGGTCGATCCCGATGATCCCGGCCGCTCCATCCTCTATCCCGACCCCCGCTGGGGATTGTTGCTCTTTATGGGCGGTTTCTCGCTGGTCTTTTCGGGCGCGGGATTGGGCGTCATGATCGCGGGCCTTTTCGGCTGGAGAAAAGGAGCCGTCCAGGAGAAGCAGGAAAAGCGCCATCCTTCCCAGCCCTGGCTGTGGAAAGAGGAATGGAAGGATAGCCGCATCAAGGGCTCCTCCCGGCGCCAATTCTGGTTCATGGCCTTTTTCGCCGGCGTCTGGAACTTGATCTCCTGGCCGATAGCGCTGCTCATCATTCCCTCGGAGTTGGAACAGGAAAACCTGGCGGTCCTCATCGCGCTGCTCTTTCCCCTGGTGGGCCTGCTGTTGGCCTACGCGGCCGTTCACATGTACTTGAAGTGGCGCAAGTTCGGGGACACCGTGCTGGAAATGTCGAGCATGCCGGGCGTGATCGGAGGCTATCTTTCAGGACGCCTGCTCACCGGCGTCAAGTCGGTGCCCCCGGACGGCTTCCGGCTCAGCCTCAACTGCGTCCACCAGCGGGTCACCGGGTCTGGGGACAACCGCAAGACCCGGGAGACCGTTCTCTGGCAAGAAACCGCCCATGTTCCCCCCGAGCGGGTCGAGCCGGGAATGAAGGGGTGCATGATCCCGGTTCGTTTCGCCATACCCTACGACGCCCAAGGCACCGACGAGTCCAACCGCAACGACAAGGTGATCTGGAAGTTGAAGGCCTCGGCCGAAATGCCGGGGATCGACTACTCCAGCGATGTCGAAGTGCCGGTCTTCAAGACCTCCGACAGCAATCCCGACTTCAAGTTCGAAGAGAGCTTCGAGATGGAGCCGGAGAGCGTTGACGAGGTCGTCAAGAGCCTGTCCGACTACGGAATCGAGGTGGAAGAAACGCCTCGGGGACGCCGCTACCGCTTCAAGCCCAAACGGGTGAAGGGCCTCTTCCTCGGCATGGCCCTGGTTTTTCTCGTCTGGACCGGGATCGTGGCGGCCATAGCCTGGGCAGGCGCGCCTCTCTTCTTTGTGGCCGTCTTCGCCCTCTTCGACGTCCTCCTGGTAGTCGGCTTCTTCAGCCTCTGGCTGGGGGAGAACGTGGTCATCACCAGTCCGGGCGGGCTGTCGTTCTCAGGCGGAATGCTGGGCCTCTCCCGCTCGCTGACCGATGTCTTCCCCGTCGACATCGAAAAGCTCGACATCTCCCCGGGCCTGACCGTCAACGACCGGGTCTACTATCGAATTCAACTCGTCACCTGCGACGGAAAAAAGCACACCCTGGCCTCCCAACTCGACAACAAGCGCCTGGCCCGCCGCCTGGTCCGCGAGTTCGAGGAGCCCTGGAAAGACGCTTAA